A single region of the Aeromicrobium chenweiae genome encodes:
- a CDS encoding ROK family protein: MSPTGAPAGTEQVRRQNTGLVLRSLRAEGPATRTELARRTGLAKATVGTIVGDLAVVGAVTEDVTAPAASGRGRPGKPVTLTGESILGLGLEVNVDYVAAVALDLAGRVKVVETRSVATAGQPPSARELVELATDVRTSLIDDGHAVVGATVAVPGLVAHDNRTVSWAPNLGWGGRELAAELEGAFDHACPTTIDNDANCAALAEASHGVATDVQDSLYITGTIGIGAGIVQRGQLLRGGAGFAGEVGHMPIGDPAAVCGCGRLGCWEASVGLRAMLTAVGMEEYATPLQTATAVAERASTDVRVRAALEVLGLDLGRGLATLAAVLDPAAIVLGGYFVPLGEYVVPAASAVLAERIPSADIHLPEIRLSTLGIHAAALGAAEDALADVFSGAASL, from the coding sequence GTGAGTCCGACCGGTGCGCCGGCCGGCACCGAGCAGGTGCGGAGGCAGAACACCGGCCTCGTCCTGCGCTCGTTGCGGGCCGAGGGGCCTGCCACGCGCACGGAGCTGGCCCGGCGCACCGGACTCGCCAAGGCCACCGTCGGCACGATCGTCGGTGACCTGGCTGTCGTCGGGGCGGTGACGGAGGACGTCACCGCCCCGGCGGCGTCCGGGCGCGGTCGCCCCGGCAAACCGGTGACGCTGACCGGCGAGTCGATCCTCGGGCTCGGGCTCGAGGTCAACGTCGACTACGTCGCCGCGGTCGCGCTCGACCTCGCCGGTCGCGTCAAGGTCGTGGAGACACGATCCGTCGCGACGGCGGGGCAGCCGCCCAGCGCGCGCGAGCTCGTCGAGCTCGCGACCGACGTGCGCACGTCCCTGATCGACGACGGCCACGCGGTCGTCGGCGCGACTGTGGCGGTGCCGGGTCTCGTCGCCCACGACAACCGGACGGTCTCGTGGGCCCCCAACCTCGGGTGGGGCGGGCGCGAGCTCGCTGCAGAGCTGGAGGGCGCGTTCGACCACGCCTGCCCCACCACGATCGACAACGACGCGAACTGCGCGGCGCTCGCGGAGGCCTCCCACGGCGTCGCGACCGACGTGCAGGACTCGCTCTACATCACCGGCACGATCGGCATCGGCGCCGGCATCGTCCAGCGCGGCCAGCTGCTGCGAGGCGGTGCCGGGTTCGCCGGCGAGGTCGGCCACATGCCGATCGGCGACCCCGCGGCCGTGTGCGGCTGCGGCCGCCTCGGCTGCTGGGAGGCCTCCGTCGGCCTGCGCGCGATGCTCACCGCGGTCGGCATGGAGGAGTACGCCACTCCACTGCAGACCGCGACCGCCGTCGCCGAACGGGCCTCGACCGACGTCCGCGTGCGCGCGGCCCTCGAGGTGCTGGGCCTCGACCTCGGTCGCGGTCTCGCCACCCTTGCCGCGGTACTCGACCCCGCCGCGATCGTCCTCGGCGGCTACTTCGTCCCGCTGGGCGAGTACGTCGTCCCGGCCGCCAGCGCCGTCCTGGCCGAACGCATCCCGTCCGCGGACATCCACCTGCCCGAGATCCGCCTCAGCACGCTCGGCATCCACGCCGCTGCGCTGGGGGCTGCGGAGGATGCTCTGGCTGACGTGTTCTCGGGCGCTGCCTCCCTCTGA
- a CDS encoding ATP-binding protein, which produces MTGVPPPYPSGGEREKSEHSNIATSPTPRDPALRMAGAGGGVADKLGNKYELAWAIRHALLCIMDGRRSLTLEEIDPGLADGSEFTYINEHGDISATQVKRQNNITDHWTIAALRGRGVLAAAARHVAAGREFHFSSMTPSGALRVMASLARQSADAQQFVAHQLTPGLRPTFDELTAANVFGTTEAAWQILRGMWIEVEVEEQLVATNAMLAEVSLEGATGDLLAVAIGAVLLNNLRKRMTRRELLDALARDGITPRGSDARRTSHDQVVATTQSWRGTIERELLSPPIERKEAATLVDLMATTHLAFVVGAGGCGKSSVLYQAAGEFEAQDAEVLAFRLDRRGAFGSTNELGTQLGLSTSPVAALRTAADGRDAILIIDQLDAVSLASGRLSERYDVIADLIQEAAAVEGVRVILACRLFDVENDHRIRKLDARNDVERLNIEPLSDEAVVDSVSAMGLDPVLLTPTQRALLRSPLNLVLLETVAGQPGALNFTSRGSLFEAFWQRKEQTSEQRRPGTLFNDVLARIANTASDQQTLSVSVEILGPGDFIKHARVLASEQVIAIEDDRVSFFHETFFDFAFARQWLSREQSMVEFLCAQEQELFRRAQVRQILELLRERDPDRFRTEVEAVLNSADVRFHIKETVVAVFANVSTPTFEDVELVLRLAEKESTLTKQLWRQLARPSWFGPFYALDHIEGWLDSDNATLRERSIDWMGNAGPGYEGEVADLLKARNESPDYVSWLRTVTQRADLHQRRQLFDLLLKALRAGDVNPADHNFWLSAHELAEHKPLWAVEMLKTCFVESPSALTLGGDGKVALLGVHEYGATQMIEAACKAEPQAFAEAFVPHLLAVMEATRYDRYERDLFRDRHFSLRFRTASYGKVDDALYNGAADALGRWAQTSPETIEPMLQSLAANEQDAAQALLYRALVAGADTFASWAAELILQGGTRLEAGYLSDSHWLSREVVEAIAPIVRDEVHLQLEAQFRDLPATYKSPDPRHRLRSFGHTAFKFLSALDRQRLTPVGIRRLQEYQRKFDSDVPESPTGIITYTVGSPIGTPATQKMSNAQWLKAMAKHDSDDRDFGSEVGGARELAEQLKARTTEDPLRFAGLAMQLTSATNEAYPGAILRGFGEASIEEDTQHAVFDAIRHVMSLGLNDGDRWLGWAVRRLLDEAPLDIVAMVLDRARHAPDPVDNSPVFVRQDDERTGRDLFQNGFNTSRGSLAESLGDLLIHDPDGTRTELVAPHLLELANDPVLSVRACVAHTIAACLRYARATAYEAFEHLIEADDLLLASDMLDNLMIYIGNVDPHVIDPVVDRMLISTDAEVRKVGGVVAAFAALQWERPAAMERALAGDVEVRRGVAGLCAARVDRSADSALVLATLRQLMHDEDDEVRKEVGSLAGHLRGDNLRPYAGFLADLIESPSYVHATPQLLITLQEAPDKVDDLVDLAAHRFLDINGDDVADMRTGAAGDAHYISDLVVRGLAQTRDRARIKALLDILDRLLELGVYGVHRAVDGAVRN; this is translated from the coding sequence ATGACTGGCGTCCCTCCTCCGTATCCATCTGGAGGAGAACGCGAGAAATCCGAACATTCGAACATCGCGACAAGTCCCACGCCACGGGATCCGGCGCTACGAATGGCTGGCGCCGGTGGTGGGGTCGCCGACAAGCTCGGCAACAAGTACGAACTGGCCTGGGCCATCCGTCACGCTCTGCTCTGCATCATGGACGGGCGCCGCAGTCTTACGCTCGAAGAGATCGACCCTGGACTCGCAGATGGCTCGGAGTTCACCTACATCAACGAGCACGGTGACATTTCGGCGACCCAGGTGAAGCGCCAGAACAACATCACCGATCACTGGACGATTGCAGCGCTCAGAGGTCGCGGGGTGTTGGCAGCAGCTGCTCGCCACGTTGCGGCTGGGCGTGAATTCCATTTCAGTTCTATGACTCCCAGCGGGGCGCTTCGCGTAATGGCCAGCCTGGCGCGGCAATCGGCGGACGCACAGCAGTTCGTTGCGCATCAGCTCACGCCCGGGTTGAGACCAACTTTTGATGAGTTGACCGCGGCGAATGTCTTCGGAACTACTGAGGCAGCGTGGCAAATCCTCCGAGGAATGTGGATCGAGGTTGAAGTTGAGGAGCAGCTGGTAGCGACCAACGCCATGCTCGCTGAGGTGAGCTTGGAGGGGGCGACCGGAGACCTTCTGGCAGTTGCCATAGGTGCCGTGCTGCTGAACAACCTGCGCAAGCGGATGACGCGTCGTGAACTGCTTGACGCACTTGCTCGCGATGGCATCACACCACGCGGCTCCGACGCACGTCGGACGTCCCATGACCAAGTAGTGGCGACGACCCAGAGCTGGCGCGGCACGATCGAGCGCGAACTCCTCTCGCCGCCGATCGAGAGGAAGGAAGCTGCAACTCTCGTCGACCTCATGGCTACGACGCACCTCGCATTTGTCGTCGGAGCTGGCGGTTGCGGAAAGAGCTCTGTGCTTTACCAGGCGGCAGGCGAGTTCGAGGCGCAGGACGCCGAGGTACTCGCGTTCAGGCTTGACCGCCGCGGCGCTTTCGGTTCGACCAACGAGTTGGGCACCCAGCTGGGCCTCTCGACATCGCCGGTCGCGGCGCTGCGAACGGCGGCAGACGGCCGCGACGCCATCTTGATCATCGACCAACTCGACGCGGTGTCGCTAGCTTCCGGGCGCCTCTCGGAGCGCTACGACGTCATTGCCGATCTCATTCAAGAAGCAGCGGCGGTTGAGGGCGTGCGCGTCATCCTGGCTTGCCGACTGTTCGACGTCGAGAACGATCATCGCATTCGCAAACTAGATGCTCGGAACGACGTCGAACGCCTAAACATTGAACCGCTGTCCGACGAAGCGGTGGTGGACAGTGTCTCGGCCATGGGTCTAGATCCCGTTTTGCTCACGCCTACGCAGCGTGCGCTCCTCAGGTCACCGCTCAATCTCGTCCTGCTGGAGACGGTCGCCGGCCAGCCAGGCGCCCTGAACTTCACCTCTCGAGGCTCGCTCTTCGAAGCCTTCTGGCAGCGCAAGGAACAAACCTCTGAGCAGCGGCGTCCTGGGACGCTGTTCAATGACGTCCTGGCCCGGATCGCCAACACCGCGAGCGACCAGCAGACGTTGTCCGTCTCCGTCGAGATCCTCGGTCCTGGGGACTTCATCAAACATGCGCGGGTCCTCGCCTCCGAGCAGGTCATCGCGATCGAGGACGACCGCGTGTCCTTTTTTCACGAGACCTTTTTTGACTTCGCGTTCGCCCGCCAGTGGCTGTCGCGGGAGCAGTCCATGGTCGAATTCCTTTGCGCCCAGGAGCAAGAACTGTTCCGACGAGCGCAGGTACGGCAGATCCTCGAGCTCCTCCGTGAGCGAGATCCGGATCGGTTCCGGACCGAGGTCGAGGCAGTCCTTAACAGCGCAGATGTCCGCTTCCACATCAAGGAGACGGTGGTCGCCGTCTTCGCGAACGTGAGCACTCCGACGTTCGAGGATGTCGAACTTGTGCTGCGCCTTGCCGAGAAGGAATCAACGCTGACAAAACAGCTTTGGCGGCAGCTCGCACGGCCGAGCTGGTTCGGTCCGTTCTACGCCCTTGATCACATCGAAGGGTGGCTCGACAGTGACAACGCCACACTGCGAGAAAGGAGCATCGACTGGATGGGCAACGCCGGCCCCGGATATGAGGGCGAGGTGGCCGACCTCTTGAAGGCGCGGAATGAATCACCCGACTACGTGAGCTGGCTCCGTACGGTGACACAGCGCGCTGACCTGCACCAACGTCGGCAGCTGTTCGATCTGCTGTTGAAGGCACTCCGTGCCGGCGACGTTAATCCAGCCGACCACAACTTCTGGCTTTCGGCACACGAGCTTGCAGAACACAAGCCACTCTGGGCAGTCGAGATGCTCAAGACTTGCTTTGTTGAGAGCCCGTCTGCGCTGACGCTCGGTGGCGACGGCAAAGTAGCCCTCCTTGGCGTACATGAGTATGGCGCCACTCAAATGATCGAAGCAGCTTGCAAAGCCGAGCCGCAAGCGTTCGCGGAAGCATTCGTGCCGCATCTGCTGGCAGTCATGGAGGCCACCCGCTACGACCGGTACGAACGAGATCTGTTTCGCGATCGGCACTTCAGCCTCAGGTTCCGAACGGCGAGCTACGGCAAGGTCGACGACGCGTTGTACAACGGCGCGGCAGACGCGCTCGGACGATGGGCACAGACGTCGCCGGAAACCATCGAGCCAATGCTGCAGTCCCTGGCCGCCAACGAACAAGACGCGGCGCAGGCCTTGTTGTATCGCGCTCTGGTTGCTGGGGCCGACACCTTCGCCTCATGGGCAGCTGAGTTGATTCTCCAAGGAGGCACCCGCCTCGAAGCGGGTTACCTTTCCGATTCGCACTGGCTCTCACGTGAAGTTGTTGAGGCCATCGCGCCGATCGTCAGAGACGAGGTCCACCTTCAGCTCGAAGCACAGTTCCGTGACCTTCCCGCCACCTATAAATCTCCCGACCCCCGCCACAGGCTTCGGTCGTTTGGCCACACCGCATTCAAATTCCTGTCCGCCCTCGACCGCCAGCGATTAACACCAGTAGGAATTCGAAGACTGCAGGAGTATCAGCGCAAGTTCGACTCCGACGTGCCCGAGTCCCCGACCGGCATCATCACGTACACGGTCGGGTCACCCATCGGCACCCCAGCCACACAGAAGATGAGCAACGCGCAGTGGTTGAAGGCCATGGCAAAGCACGACAGTGATGATCGCGACTTCGGCAGCGAGGTCGGCGGCGCTCGTGAGTTGGCCGAGCAGCTGAAGGCGCGAACGACAGAGGATCCACTTCGATTCGCTGGACTAGCAATGCAGTTGACCTCCGCGACCAACGAGGCTTATCCCGGTGCCATCCTGAGGGGCTTCGGAGAAGCATCCATTGAGGAAGACACGCAGCACGCTGTCTTCGATGCGATACGGCACGTCATGAGCCTCGGCCTCAATGACGGCGACCGCTGGCTTGGCTGGGCCGTCCGTCGCCTCCTTGACGAGGCACCCTTAGATATCGTGGCGATGGTTCTCGACCGGGCGCGGCATGCTCCTGACCCTGTCGACAACTCGCCTGTCTTCGTACGTCAAGACGACGAACGCACCGGACGTGACCTGTTCCAAAACGGCTTCAACACGTCGCGAGGAAGTCTGGCTGAGTCGCTCGGAGATCTCCTGATCCATGATCCGGATGGCACGCGCACGGAGCTCGTAGCCCCCCATCTCCTGGAGCTTGCAAACGACCCAGTCTTGAGTGTCCGCGCCTGTGTTGCGCACACAATCGCTGCTTGCCTACGGTATGCACGGGCAACGGCGTACGAGGCGTTTGAACACCTCATCGAGGCCGACGATCTCCTCCTTGCCTCGGACATGCTAGACAACCTGATGATCTACATCGGCAACGTCGACCCGCATGTCATCGATCCGGTGGTCGATCGCATGCTCATCTCGACAGATGCAGAGGTCCGCAAGGTGGGCGGCGTCGTGGCTGCTTTCGCCGCGTTGCAATGGGAGCGTCCGGCGGCGATGGAACGAGCGCTCGCTGGTGATGTGGAAGTTCGACGTGGGGTGGCTGGGCTCTGCGCCGCTCGGGTTGATCGGTCCGCTGACTCAGCCCTCGTGTTAGCTACTCTGCGCCAGCTAATGCATGACGAAGACGATGAGGTTCGGAAGGAAGTTGGAAGCCTGGCCGGGCATCTCCGTGGAGACAACCTGCGCCCTTACGCCGGATTCTTGGCTGACTTGATCGAATCACCGAGCTACGTGCACGCGACCCCGCAACTGCTCATCACACTGCAGGAGGCGCCGGACAAGGTCGACGATCTCGTTGACCTCGCTGCACACCGCTTCCTGGACATCAATGGCGATGACGTGGCCGACATGAGGACCGGTGCTGCCGGAGATGCTCACTACATCTCCGATTTGGTGGTTCGTGGGTTGGCGCAGACTCGCGACCGCGCACGCATCAAGGCCCTGCTCGACATCCTCGATCGGTTGCTGGAACTCGGCGTCTACGGTGTCCATCGGGCAGTCGACGGAGCCGTGCGCAATTAG
- a CDS encoding alpha/beta fold hydrolase: MTGSAYLESGVRLHYYDCGQGDDALVLLHGYPQTAWQWRHVLAPLADAGYRVIAPDYRGAGHSSRPSDGPGRTADLRGDVTLPRGGYTKWAMAEDIHLLLHDHLGLTRPAFVLGHDIGSMVATAYAFRYRADTRALGYGEASQPGTEVFDRLRGSAIEWHFNFHALLDLPEALVAGRERLYLQYFFDRHAARPTAVDTAAYATAYEQAGAMRAGFDLYRAFDQDADDIRAAVRDGGKLTIPCLGLYGTASLAHADAAEKIGRELADDVTVVGIPDAGHWIAEENPAALVETLLAFDGRTG, translated from the coding sequence ATGACGGGCTCCGCCTACCTGGAGAGCGGCGTGCGTCTGCACTACTACGACTGCGGACAAGGGGATGACGCGCTCGTCCTGCTGCACGGCTATCCGCAGACCGCGTGGCAGTGGCGGCATGTGCTCGCGCCGCTGGCTGATGCCGGCTACCGGGTGATCGCCCCCGACTACCGTGGCGCGGGCCACTCGTCCCGGCCCAGCGACGGCCCAGGAAGGACCGCGGACCTCCGAGGAGACGTCACCCTCCCCCGCGGCGGCTACACGAAGTGGGCCATGGCCGAGGACATCCACCTCCTGCTGCACGACCACCTCGGCCTGACGCGCCCGGCCTTCGTGCTGGGCCACGACATCGGCTCGATGGTGGCGACGGCGTACGCCTTCCGGTACCGCGCGGACACCCGCGCCCTCGGATACGGCGAGGCCAGCCAGCCGGGCACCGAGGTGTTCGACCGCCTGCGGGGCTCGGCGATCGAGTGGCACTTCAACTTCCATGCCCTGCTGGACCTGCCGGAGGCATTGGTCGCGGGGCGAGAACGCCTCTACCTGCAGTACTTCTTCGACCGCCACGCGGCCAGGCCGACCGCCGTCGACACCGCCGCCTACGCGACGGCGTACGAACAGGCCGGTGCCATGCGCGCAGGCTTCGACCTCTACCGCGCCTTCGACCAGGACGCCGACGACATCCGTGCGGCCGTCCGCGACGGCGGGAAGCTGACGATCCCGTGCCTCGGCCTGTACGGCACGGCCAGTCTGGCCCACGCCGACGCAGCCGAGAAGATCGGCCGCGAGCTGGCCGATGACGTCACGGTCGTCGGCATCCCCGATGCCGGCCACTGGATCGCCGAGGAGAACCCGGCAGCCTTGGTGGAAACCCTGCTTGCGTTCGACGGCCGGACCGGATGA
- the xylB gene encoding xylulokinase — MASDLVLGVDSSTQSTKAVLVDAATGEVVAQQSAKHPNGTSVDPRAWLEAFDRATDGLLPRASAMAVGGQQHGMVALDAAGEPVFDAILWNDTRSAREARDLIDELGGPDACADTVGSVLVASFTSTKLRWLRDHEPDAAKRTHEVLLPHDYVSRHVTGGEAFTDRGDASGTGYFSPADNAWRPDLAEAALGHPVSLPRIAAPSEVAHRTASGLVVGAGTGDNMAAALALDVQPGDVIVSIGTSGVASSISDTRIADGSGSVTGFADATGRFLPMATTMNAARILDLQCRLLGVDHDELGRLALMAPSGANGLTLLPYYDGERTPNRPDATGTWSGLTSSTTREDIARAAFEALLCSLADGVDLLTGMTGVPAQRILLVGGAAGNPAVHALAPAIFGAPVTVPAPDEYVALGAARQAAWALSGSTEPPTWAAATAETHTAEPTPLVREAYARLRDRTADWS, encoded by the coding sequence ATGGCATCTGACCTTGTTCTCGGCGTCGACTCCTCCACCCAGTCGACGAAGGCCGTCCTCGTCGATGCCGCGACCGGCGAGGTCGTCGCGCAGCAGTCCGCGAAGCACCCGAACGGCACGTCGGTCGACCCGCGTGCCTGGCTCGAGGCCTTCGACCGCGCGACGGACGGGCTGCTCCCCCGGGCGTCCGCGATGGCGGTCGGCGGCCAGCAGCACGGCATGGTCGCGCTGGATGCGGCCGGCGAGCCGGTGTTCGACGCGATCCTGTGGAACGACACCCGCTCGGCCCGCGAGGCCCGCGACCTCATCGACGAGCTCGGCGGCCCCGACGCGTGCGCCGACACGGTCGGCAGCGTCCTGGTGGCGTCCTTCACCTCGACCAAGCTGCGCTGGCTGCGCGACCACGAGCCCGACGCGGCGAAGCGCACGCACGAGGTGCTGCTCCCCCACGACTACGTGTCGCGGCACGTCACCGGCGGCGAGGCCTTCACCGACCGCGGCGACGCGTCCGGGACCGGCTACTTCTCCCCCGCGGACAACGCGTGGCGTCCCGACCTCGCCGAGGCGGCCCTCGGCCACCCGGTCTCGCTCCCCCGCATCGCCGCCCCGTCCGAGGTCGCCCACCGCACGGCCTCCGGCCTGGTCGTGGGCGCCGGCACGGGCGACAACATGGCCGCGGCGCTCGCGCTCGACGTGCAGCCGGGCGACGTCATCGTGTCGATCGGCACCTCGGGGGTCGCGTCCTCGATCAGCGACACCCGCATCGCCGACGGCAGTGGATCCGTGACCGGCTTCGCCGACGCCACCGGGCGCTTCCTGCCCATGGCCACGACCATGAACGCCGCGCGCATCCTCGACCTGCAGTGCCGCCTGCTCGGCGTCGACCACGACGAGCTCGGCCGCCTCGCCCTGATGGCACCGTCGGGTGCCAACGGCCTGACGCTGCTGCCGTACTACGACGGCGAGCGCACCCCCAACCGTCCCGACGCCACCGGCACCTGGAGCGGGCTCACGTCGTCCACCACCCGTGAGGACATCGCCCGCGCGGCGTTCGAGGCGCTGCTGTGCTCGCTGGCCGACGGCGTCGACCTGCTGACCGGCATGACCGGCGTCCCCGCCCAGCGGATCCTGCTCGTCGGCGGCGCGGCCGGCAACCCCGCCGTCCACGCCCTCGCTCCCGCGATCTTCGGCGCCCCGGTCACGGTGCCCGCCCCGGACGAGTACGTCGCCCTCGGCGCGGCCCGCCAAGCCGCCTGGGCGCTGAGCGGCTCGACCGAACCCCCCACCTGGGCCGCGGCCACCGCCGAGACCCACACCGCTGAACCGACCCCTCTCGTGCGTGAGGCCTACGCACGGCTGCGCGACCGTACGGCCGACTGGTCCTGA
- a CDS encoding helix-turn-helix domain-containing protein translates to MINPSDDTSRVLDGVGPRLRALRIARGATLADLSADTAISTSTLSRLESGQRKPTLELLLALSRVHQVPLDELVDAPETGDPRVRAKPIVRHGRTFIPLTRRPGGVQAFKIVIPPHDPPEPYRPQVHEGYEWIYVLSGRLHLVLDRREIDLGPGEVVEFDTRTPHVVANRGDIPAEVLGLFGPQGERMHIRSGQ, encoded by the coding sequence ATGATCAATCCCTCGGACGACACGAGTCGCGTCCTCGACGGCGTTGGCCCCCGGCTGCGGGCTCTGCGCATCGCGCGCGGGGCGACTCTCGCTGACCTCTCTGCTGACACCGCCATCTCGACGAGCACGCTGTCGCGACTCGAGTCCGGGCAACGAAAGCCGACCCTCGAGCTCCTGCTGGCGCTGTCTCGGGTACACCAGGTGCCGCTGGACGAGCTCGTCGATGCGCCCGAGACAGGCGATCCCCGGGTGCGCGCGAAGCCGATCGTCCGCCACGGGCGGACCTTCATCCCCCTGACGCGTCGGCCCGGCGGAGTGCAGGCCTTCAAGATCGTCATCCCCCCGCACGACCCGCCTGAGCCATACCGACCTCAGGTCCACGAAGGCTACGAGTGGATATACGTACTCTCAGGTCGACTGCACCTCGTCCTGGACCGACGCGAGATCGACCTCGGTCCCGGTGAGGTCGTGGAGTTCGACACCCGCACGCCCCACGTCGTGGCCAACCGCGGCGACATCCCTGCCGAGGTGCTCGGCCTATTCGGCCCCCAAGGCGAACGCATGCACATCCGCTCCGGACAGTGA
- the xylA gene encoding xylose isomerase, with protein MTIPTPTPEDKFSFGLWTVAYPGRDPFGEPTRAEMDPVYALENLARLGAYGVNFHDDDLIPFGTDDAGREAIITRWKKGLADTGLVVTTATTNLFTHPVFKDGGFTSNDRDVRRFAIRKVMRNIDLAAELGAKVYVAWGGREGAESGAAKDIAAALDRYREAFNVLGEFVHDKGYDLKFAIEPKPNEPRGDILLPTIGHALAFINTLDRSENVGVNPEIGHEEMAGLNAAHGYAQAMWQGKLFHIDLNGQTGPRYDQDFRFGAGNVRGAFWVVDTLLAGGYDGPVHFDFKTPRTEDDKGVWDAAAANMTNYLILRDKVKAFRADPEVQAALEVAKLPELAVPTLSEGESWADLERAELADPEELAARGAAFEHLDQLALEYLYGVRGA; from the coding sequence ATGACCATCCCCACCCCCACACCCGAGGACAAGTTCTCCTTCGGCCTCTGGACCGTCGCCTACCCCGGACGCGACCCGTTCGGCGAGCCCACGCGCGCCGAGATGGACCCGGTGTACGCACTGGAGAACCTCGCGCGCCTCGGTGCGTACGGCGTCAACTTCCACGACGACGACCTGATCCCCTTCGGCACGGACGACGCCGGCCGCGAGGCGATCATCACGCGCTGGAAGAAGGGCCTGGCCGACACCGGCCTGGTCGTCACCACCGCGACCACCAACCTGTTCACGCACCCGGTCTTCAAGGACGGTGGCTTCACGTCCAACGACCGCGACGTCCGTCGCTTCGCGATCCGCAAGGTCATGCGCAACATCGACCTGGCCGCCGAGCTCGGCGCCAAGGTCTACGTCGCCTGGGGCGGCCGTGAGGGCGCCGAGAGCGGCGCCGCCAAGGACATCGCCGCCGCGCTCGACCGCTACCGCGAGGCGTTCAACGTCCTCGGTGAGTTCGTGCACGACAAGGGCTACGACCTGAAGTTCGCGATCGAGCCCAAGCCCAACGAGCCCCGCGGCGACATCCTGCTGCCGACCATCGGCCACGCGCTGGCGTTCATCAACACCCTCGACCGCTCCGAGAACGTGGGCGTCAACCCCGAGATCGGGCACGAGGAGATGGCCGGCCTCAACGCTGCGCACGGCTACGCGCAGGCCATGTGGCAGGGCAAGCTCTTCCACATCGACCTCAACGGCCAGACCGGTCCCCGCTACGACCAGGACTTCCGCTTCGGTGCGGGCAACGTCCGCGGTGCCTTCTGGGTCGTCGACACGCTGCTCGCGGGCGGCTACGACGGTCCGGTGCACTTCGACTTCAAGACCCCGCGCACCGAGGACGACAAGGGCGTCTGGGACGCGGCGGCCGCGAACATGACCAACTATCTCATCCTGCGGGACAAGGTGAAGGCGTTCCGCGCCGATCCCGAGGTGCAGGCCGCGCTCGAGGTGGCCAAGCTGCCCGAGCTCGCCGTGCCGACGCTGTCCGAGGGCGAGAGCTGGGCCGACCTGGAGAGGGCCGAGCTGGCCGATCCCGAGGAGCTGGCGGCCCGCGGTGCGGCGTTCGAGCACCTCGACCAGCTCGCGCTGGAGTACCTGTACGGAGTGCGCGGAGCGTGA
- a CDS encoding class I SAM-dependent methyltransferase has protein sequence MTETHDHDGHQQEAPDYFEQPGWDKRYSGSEKIWSGQPNPQLVAEVSALTPGTALDLGCGEGGDVIWLAQQGWTVTGADFSAEGLARAARHAKEAGVADRIDWWQVDARTFDAGSRRFDLVTTHFLHPGGSMVDVVRRLATAVAPGGHLLVVGHAPSETFAQLSAEQHRAMWHAEDLLPALVDNFEPVVVEERPRVVERDGKTVEIGDATLLVRRVGPNG, from the coding sequence ATGACCGAGACCCACGACCACGATGGCCACCAGCAGGAGGCCCCGGACTACTTCGAACAGCCCGGCTGGGACAAGCGGTACTCCGGGTCCGAGAAGATCTGGAGCGGCCAGCCCAACCCGCAGCTCGTCGCGGAGGTGAGCGCACTGACGCCCGGCACTGCGCTGGACCTGGGATGCGGCGAGGGTGGCGACGTCATCTGGCTGGCGCAACAGGGATGGACCGTCACCGGCGCCGACTTCTCAGCTGAGGGGCTTGCCCGTGCCGCCCGGCACGCAAAGGAGGCTGGCGTGGCAGATCGGATCGATTGGTGGCAGGTCGACGCTCGCACGTTCGACGCCGGGAGTCGCCGGTTCGATCTGGTGACCACTCACTTCCTGCACCCCGGCGGCTCGATGGTCGACGTCGTGCGCCGGCTCGCCACAGCCGTCGCGCCCGGTGGACATCTGCTCGTCGTCGGGCACGCCCCGTCGGAGACCTTCGCTCAGCTCAGCGCCGAACAGCACCGCGCCATGTGGCACGCCGAGGACCTGCTGCCTGCCCTCGTCGACAACTTTGAGCCAGTGGTGGTCGAAGAACGTCCGCGCGTCGTCGAGCGCGACGGGAAGACCGTCGAGATCGGCGACGCGACACTATTGGTGCGGCGGGTCGGCCCCAACGGCTGA